In Besnoitia besnoiti strain Bb-Ger1 chromosome I, whole genome shotgun sequence, the genomic window TGCCTCTCTCAGGGCCTCGTAGACGCTCGGCTGGCCGCCCTCCTcaccgcgccctccgcgatCCCGTGCGCCGCCACAAGCAAACAGCCGCGAAAACAGAGCccaccgcgaccgcggctgAGAGTGAAGCGGAGACAAgctgcgccgctccgccgccgggggcggcggctgggcggaggcggcgccgtgaCTTGAGAACTGACGCATTTTCACAAGAGAAACAGAGACACTCCCcccgcgcggaagaggaagacgagagggcgaggcctcgccaGGGCGACACGGCCGGAAAACGTGCCGCAAGCGCtacggcgaaggcgccccgCGCCCGTCTCCCTGTGGGCGCTCGCTTTTACGGTTCAGTGAAAGAGGCGGTGGCGGGCACCCcgtgcgcagagacagcggctcGGCAAGCGGGACCGGAGACGCAAGCGCGCCAGAGTTGGCGCGGCAGAACGCcaaagcagctgcggcggtcGACGTGGAACAAGTTGCTTCACAGGCGCCGCAAGACCTTGAGCAGCCTCGAGCGTGTTGCAGCATTCCCGTCGAAGCTCCAAAGCCTCtcgaaaagaaagaaaagcaGAAGCCGCCTCGAAAGCTGCTTCAGCGTGACAAGAGGATGcaagggaggggggggggggggggggggaagcggcgtctgcttcagGCCGCACACCTGGAAGTGCGTTTCGAAACAACCTCAACGAGGGCACCGCCTCACCGCAGAACGATGTGACCCGATAAAAAGAGAGCTGAGATTGAAGAGGCGTGCGCCAGGCGCGGACAAAGGCAGATATACGAgccagaagagaagagagaagaagagtggCTGTCGGCCGGAGGACAAAGAAGAGGACAGCTCTCGCAGAGCGCGGATCCCTTGTTCTTGTATCTAAAAGAAGCGCGGCAGGAATGCCGCGCGGGTCGAGACGGGGGCACAGAGAGGAAAAGGCCACAAGCAGCTTTCAAATGCCTCCGCACGCGAAGAAGTTGGCAGAACGAGAAAAATGGAGAAAAGCACTGCAGAACGACGACGCGTGAGGCCCTGCGGCAAGCAACTAACGCGTCCCTATTCCGCCTTCCAAGGTGCTAAAGGACTGTTTGGCGTTTCGGCgacgaaaagaagagaaggaattCGGCCGGGGactccttctcgcgccgtAAGTAGATCTTCCCCGTCAGTAGGAGAGAGAATGGAGCAGGGAGACAGCGCAGGCGGGGAGTCGGATTCGTGACTCGTCACAAGTCCCGCAGCCCGCCATGGTGAAGCCTCTGCACTaagctgcttcgcgcctgAGACATCATCTGAAACGCGAGAAATCGCAAAGAACGAGACAAAATAAAAACAGCTGCGTGGGAGAGCGAAACAGGGAAGGCAGCAAATGACAGGGCACATCCTCGTTAGCCGTATGTCTCGCGGGGAGGTGCCTCTCTAGCTGGGATGTGTGCCCCCCCGTGCCAGAGCCTCGCTGGGTTTGAGGACATCAGACGAGCAAGTGGAGAACGCGAAAAGGTCGAAATGCCCCGAGAGGCGACTCTGAAAGCGGAAAAATGGAAGCTGCCCTTCAGAGGGGCTCGTTTGTAAGGGCTTTTTTGTCGTCGCTCGGTCTGCAGACGCCTCAAAAGCCAGCTTCCCGCGCGGGAGAGCTGCCGCAGTCAGCTGTGCATCTATTCGCCTGAGCCCTGCCTTGTATACGCCCATAGAGCAGTCCGCAACCTTCGACAGATTCTCCACGCGAACGCAGTGAAGAAAGCGTGCAAAAGGCTTTTAGCACAATGCATGGCCTGGGAGACGGCACCTTGCTGAGAAaaccgcggagacgaggctcGAGAAACCCAAGCGAACAGAGTCTCACagcgcgcgtgtcttctttGCGACGGGAAAGTGTGTTCACGCTGGTACGCACTTTtccccgcggccgctgctgcctctgtgGTACCCGGACAAGAGGCTAAAGCCACAGCATGCGCTGCGCTTGCGGCaaagcggagacgctggGGAAGAAGGGTCGTCTTGTGGAAAGTTCTGGTCTCAGGTCTCAAGCAGTGACAGAGTAAACAAACAGCAAAACACTGAACCTCAACTAGATTCTCTTCAGAGGCACGCACCCAGCAGGAAACCATTTGCGCTGGGCGCCATCGCCCGGAAATCCGTGTGCAGCCCCTGCGTTCTCAGAGCCCCGTCTGTTTTGTTTCGCCTTGCTCGCGTTTTTTCCCAGTTAGAGTTTGCATCCTCGGTCTCTCGTGTCTCCTGCGAAAGCCCCCTCCCCTTCCGGTCTCGACCTTGCCCTGTATCAGCTCACTCGGGTCAGACTTTCTTTTTTTGAGGGAAACGCGCATTCACACTTTGTATCCGTCGTATCTGCTGTTTTTTCGCCATCTTCACCGCAGTTCCTCGTCTCGACCTCGCCATGGCGACTCCCGCCGCACAGCACGAGGGCGTGCCGAGCTCGGGTAGGCTGGTGTCTCCATCATGAGGGGGGACGCAAGCTCTCCATGCGCTCGGATGCAGGGAGAGAATGGATGCCGCAGAAGTCGCAACGACCATCTTTTCTCttgacgcgccgcagaaagtCTTTCTCATGGTCCAAGGCctgccgccagcgagagggATGCCGAGTTGGGCTGCAGTTCAGTCCTTGTCGTCCTCGAATGCGCTACCTACACATAAGCAGCACCCCTCTTTTCCACTGCAGAAGCACATGCATGGATGCGTGGTCAGCCGCTTCCTTGTGCACCAGAGTGGATAGAGAGGCGGTGGGGACGGGTCACCCTCCCTGCTGTGGTTAGGCGGCTGTGGTGCGTTGGCGGAGACGCCTCAGAGAATGGGAGGCGAGTCCATGCGattgcgcgtcgcctcccccatttccctctcctcctctcttaTCTTCTTGCTCCTTTTATTCCCATTGTGCCCTCTCAGgtgccgccgcgaagcccaGCTTCGGCATGCGCCTGAAGAGCTGGGGCTGCCGCGCCATCACAGGCCCGAGCGTCTCGCACTCCATCCTCTTCGGCGTTGGAGCGGGTGAGTTCGTGGCGGTGGAGAcgtatctatgtatatatgcgtggATGTGAGTATGAACCGAGCTACGGCTACATTCAGGTTCTGTCCGCAGGTTCGGGGTCCACGCGTCTGTGATGTAATCACGGAGTTATCTCTCTCCGGCTCTCTTCTGTGGTGTGCGGCATCTGATTAAACCAATTTTATCATATCAGCCTGCGTGTGTTGCGGTGTGCTGTCGGCTGGCCCTGGTTACCGCACGTGCGTTTGGATAAATCcccatgtatgtatataaatgtatattttgtatatttatgtataaGGGTGGTGCGTGGGCGGGTGGGACATTTTTCGGTGTTTTCGGCGGTTTCGGGCGTTGCGCTGCAGGCTTCTGCGCGTATGCAGGCTACTACCTGTACCGCGCTGTGCGGCTGACTCTGTTCGACACGGAGAACGTCGCGCTGcagtctcgcctccgctacgcagagaagcagaagctcTTTCAGCAGGAACTGGATCGCGAGCTGGCGGCAGGCCATATCGCCAGTCTGGTCGCCGAGTATGACCCCGTCGCCACGCGTCTGCCTTTCCAGCCACTGTAAGTTTCCAGTGGAGAGCCTGCACTGCTGAGAGCCACACACACTCAGCGAGAGAAGACCGACCGAGGACGGGAGGGCAGCATGACACTTGTCGCTTTTGTGCGTGGACGCAGACAGGCGGAGCAGTGGAAACTGGGGAGCACGGTGAACTGGGTTCCTTCGCGCATAAAGAAAAACAACGAGGGAAAATCGAGCCCCGAAGGCTTTCCCGCAGCCGGGGGGGGATggggggggtggggaggGTTGGGGGTTGGGAGTTCTTCAGTCTAGACCGAAAACGAAGGAATACAAAGATATCGGCTAGCCGACCGACGGGAGGGGCTGTCTGTACGAGGCGCACGTGTCGCGTTAGAATATCAGTTACTGATCCTATGAGCGTCACCTCTCCTCGTGCCGCGGCGTGCTTTTTTTTGCCCACGAGCTTGTGCCTGCGGAACGAAAAAATCGACGAAGCAGGCTTTTCAGATTAGCGAGACACGCAAATGACTAGGAGGGCGCTGAATACTGATGACAACGATGGTTAACAGGTGGTTTCAGAGCGGTGCGCAACGGCAGAGTAGCATTCTGATCGTCGTCGAGAAGGCGTTGAGAGCGTTCCCCAATAACTGTCATTTTCATTCTTCGTGCGTAGCCTGCAtcttgtgtgtgtgtgtgtgtgtctgtgcagGCAAGACCGCTATCGAGTCTGAGAAGAGTGGGCAGTCGACTTGAATTGTTTTCTGACACTGCAACTGCTTTCTACCGATGCCTGGTTTCAGAACCTGGGAATTGTTCCGTATGTCTCGGTCCACTGCACGAGACCGGATTCGTGGTGTTGGAGGCCCGTCGTAGTGACACAAACGCATGCGAGGTTGAAAGCCTGGCCGCGATGGATGAAACGCCCTTTATGGCGTTTCCGGTACCACAGTCCTCTGGCGGATAACTGATCCAAACTtggacgccgccggcgttcTCACAGCCATTGTTCTGTGACGTAGGGGTATATATGAGTGCACGGAACAGCCACCGCACTACATTGCTCAAAACAAGCAAAAACGTTGCCGCCACGGCAGAGACCGTAGCTAAGACGAAGGAAGACGCCAGCACTCAACATTTTGAAAGCGGGGGGAAGGCGCTTCCAGGTCGGTCTAGATGTGCGACGCACCGGCTGCGTTTGCCCGCGTATCACCGCAAAGGACACCTTAACATGCATCAGGCTTCCACACTTCAAGCCTCTCTGAATGAGTAAATCTAACAGCTCGCACCGACGCAGGCTCGTAGGAGATCCCACGGGATGGAGCACGGGAGCACCTGCAGCTGAAACGCGTACGAAAGTGGAGTTCCCCTACGCCGGGGAAACTGTACCTAAGCATGGAAACCAGCAAACCCCAAGTCAGCTAGACAGAAGAACGGGGGAGAAGTCATGTAGAACGTCCCGGATCTACCTGGGAAAGACAGGGAAGAGGATCCCGTCGGAGAGTAGAGTAGGGACTGCTTCCCGGTGCCCATTGTTCGCTTGTGAAGAGTTTTTGCGTCCTGATTTCAAATGGGTGAGGTGGTAACGAGCGAGCAGGGTATGCACGGTTAGTGCCGGGGATGAGTCACCCTAAACATTGCTGCCGTCAGTCATCGTCGTCACGCCTTTGCTTCGCGGCAATGGATCGTGCGTGTTAGATGTTTTTCCACCACAGCCGCGTACCAGCGAAAAGGGCACCCACGAACGTGAAGGCCGTCAAAGTCGAGAACCATCAAAGACGCCATGCTTCGCCACTATGGGAACCGCAGTCCTGCACTTTCGCTTTCCAGCGACGACTCAGGCCGAACAGGATAGAAAAGCTAGTCCGTGTCGCGCCCCCGATCACACCAGCTTTGAAGATCCGGTTATCCACGGCTGCTTTGTTCCGCATTTTTTCCAGGGTTCTTTTCAGTAGTCTTCAACTACATTCTAGGTACTCTCAGACGACACCGACTGCGACACATCCGATTGCTGAAGAGGCACGTTACTGCGGAAACTGAACTCGCTTTGTCCAGAGAAGTCTTCAAGCGCGCCAGGCGACTGCAGCTCCGCTCTTTCAAAGAGGTCGTTCATCTGTTCACTTTGAGGGCCTGAGGGTATTCTCACGCGTGACCTCTGCCGAAAAGCCAACACGCGAGATCGTTTCAACAGCAGTTGGGCAGCTCCGTTTGTCTCGTGCGGATGAGCGGAGAAGTAGAGAGAGTCAGCAGAGGCGCTCTCATCCGAAAGCATGTTTAGGGTTGAGAGACTGCTGAGGAAAAAGCGGCGCTACAAACGTGCACCCCACCGACAACCAGGAAAATACAGAGCCCGAGGGCCCAGGATGCCCACCCAACTGCGGCATTTATTGGTGCTCAAATCCGCCAACTAACGGCAGCCCCCCTCTGGCCCCCATGTCCATTTAAGCCTGCACGGACACAGTTTCCGCATGGTACTTTGCCATCAGCCATCCTGCATAACTCAGAAACCCCCATGAAACCAGCGAATACGCGGCCCTAAAACAAAATGGTCTACCCTGACGAGGATTCCCCACCATGCGCAGATAATTGTTCGCATGAGCCGCCGATGGCATCTCCAATTGTGCCGCCACGTGGCCTCGAGAACTACCACGGTGCCTAACGAAACGCGAGAggctctgccgcctgcaACAGGCAATCGATTTCCTCGAGGCTCGAGCCATTCGTGTGCTCTCGCGTAGAAACGCTTTCGCGCTTCCGTTCTGCACTCACGAACAGGTCGAACGTTAGACATACCCTATGGTGAGGCTTTCCGTGATGCGCAGCGTGCAACCCTGAGTGAAGGACGCCGTCTTATCCTCGACGTGTATCGTCTGATGTAGTCCCGAATCAGCGTTCGTTTTTTCAGAGGCGGTTTCTCCCAGAGAAGACA contains:
- a CDS encoding hypothetical protein (encoded by transcript BESB_005770) is translated as MEAALQRGSFSLHPRSLVSPAKAPSPSGLDLALYQLTRAAVVRWRRRLREWEASPCDCASPPPFPSPPLLSSCSFYSHCALSGAAAKPSFGMRLKSWGCRAITGPSVSHSILFGVGAGFCAYAGYYLYRAVRLTLFDTENVALQSRLRYAEKQKLFQQELDRELAAGHIASLVAEYDPVATRLPFQPLQDRYRV